Proteins encoded together in one Papio anubis isolate 15944 chromosome 3, Panubis1.0, whole genome shotgun sequence window:
- the EPGN gene encoding epigen isoform X1, giving the protein MALEVPISVYLLFNAMTALTEEAAVTVTPPITAQQGNWTVNKTEADNVEGPIALKFSHLCLEDHNSYCINGACAFHHELEKAICRCFTGYTGERCEHLTLTSYAVDSYEKYIAIGIGVGLLLSGFLVIFYCYIRKRCLKLKSPYNVCSGERRPL; this is encoded by the exons ATGGCTTTGGAAGTTCCAATATCAGTCTATCTTTTATTCAACG CAATGACAGCACTGACTGAAGAGGCAGCCGTGACTGTAACACCTCCAATCACAGCCCAGCAAGGTAACTGGACAGTTAACAAAACAGAAg CTGACAATGTAGAAGGACCCATAGCCTTGAAGTTCTCACACCTTTGCCTGGAAGATCATAACAGTTACTGCATCAATGGTGCTTGTGCATTCCACCATGAACTAGAGAAAGCCATCTGCAG gtgttttaCTGGTTATACTGGAGAAAGGTGTGAGCACTTGACTTTAACTTCATATGCTGTGGATTCTTATGAAAAATACATTGCAATTGGGATTGGTGTTGGATTACTATTAAGtggttttcttgttattttttactgCTATATAAGAAAAAg GTGTCTAAAATTGAAATCACCTTACAATGTCTGTTCTGGAGAAAGACGACCGCTGTGA
- the EPGN gene encoding epigen isoform X3: MALEVPISVYLLFNAMTALTEEAAVTVTPPITAQQGNWTVNKTEADNVEGPIALKFSHLCLEDHNSYCINGACAFHHELEKAICRCFTGYTGERCLKLKSPYNVCSGERRPL, translated from the exons ATGGCTTTGGAAGTTCCAATATCAGTCTATCTTTTATTCAACG CAATGACAGCACTGACTGAAGAGGCAGCCGTGACTGTAACACCTCCAATCACAGCCCAGCAAGGTAACTGGACAGTTAACAAAACAGAAg CTGACAATGTAGAAGGACCCATAGCCTTGAAGTTCTCACACCTTTGCCTGGAAGATCATAACAGTTACTGCATCAATGGTGCTTGTGCATTCCACCATGAACTAGAGAAAGCCATCTGCAG gtgttttaCTGGTTATACTGGAGAAAG GTGTCTAAAATTGAAATCACCTTACAATGTCTGTTCTGGAGAAAGACGACCGCTGTGA
- the EPGN gene encoding epigen isoform X4 gives MALEVPISVYLLFNAMTALTEEAAVTVTPPITAQQADNVEGPIALKFSHLCLEDHNSYCINGACAFHHELEKAICRCFTGYTGERCLKLKSPYNVCSGERRPL, from the exons ATGGCTTTGGAAGTTCCAATATCAGTCTATCTTTTATTCAACG CAATGACAGCACTGACTGAAGAGGCAGCCGTGACTGTAACACCTCCAATCACAGCCCAGCAAG CTGACAATGTAGAAGGACCCATAGCCTTGAAGTTCTCACACCTTTGCCTGGAAGATCATAACAGTTACTGCATCAATGGTGCTTGTGCATTCCACCATGAACTAGAGAAAGCCATCTGCAG gtgttttaCTGGTTATACTGGAGAAAG GTGTCTAAAATTGAAATCACCTTACAATGTCTGTTCTGGAGAAAGACGACCGCTGTGA
- the EPGN gene encoding epigen isoform X2 → MALEVPISVYLLFNAMTALTEEAAVTVTPPITAQQADNVEGPIALKFSHLCLEDHNSYCINGACAFHHELEKAICRCFTGYTGERCEHLTLTSYAVDSYEKYIAIGIGVGLLLSGFLVIFYCYIRKRCLKLKSPYNVCSGERRPL, encoded by the exons ATGGCTTTGGAAGTTCCAATATCAGTCTATCTTTTATTCAACG CAATGACAGCACTGACTGAAGAGGCAGCCGTGACTGTAACACCTCCAATCACAGCCCAGCAAG CTGACAATGTAGAAGGACCCATAGCCTTGAAGTTCTCACACCTTTGCCTGGAAGATCATAACAGTTACTGCATCAATGGTGCTTGTGCATTCCACCATGAACTAGAGAAAGCCATCTGCAG gtgttttaCTGGTTATACTGGAGAAAGGTGTGAGCACTTGACTTTAACTTCATATGCTGTGGATTCTTATGAAAAATACATTGCAATTGGGATTGGTGTTGGATTACTATTAAGtggttttcttgttattttttactgCTATATAAGAAAAAg GTGTCTAAAATTGAAATCACCTTACAATGTCTGTTCTGGAGAAAGACGACCGCTGTGA